One Oncorhynchus clarkii lewisi isolate Uvic-CL-2024 chromosome 31, UVic_Ocla_1.0, whole genome shotgun sequence DNA segment encodes these proteins:
- the LOC139390804 gene encoding zinc finger C4H2 domain-containing protein-like isoform X4 yields MESTIKQSENDLNKLLETTRRLHDDYKPLKEHVDALRMTLGLHRLPNLNEEEDKLSLESVHILHTHTHGRTGPHTHINLFSVLSSICCHSYFEKQKAEWQKEPHEPTIPESLAAAAAAAQQLQVSRKQDARQTATFRQQPPPMKACLSCHQQIHRNAPICPLCKAKSRSRNPKKPKRKPDE; encoded by the exons aTGGAGAGCACTATAAAGCAGTCAGAGAACGACCTGAACAAGCTGCTGGAGACGACGCGGAGGCTCCATGATGACTACAAACCCCTGAAGGAACATGTAGACGCCCTGAGGATGACCCTGGGCCTTCACAGACTGCCCAACCTCAACGAAGAGGAGGATAAACTCTCTCTGGAGTCAgtacacatactacacacacacacacacggtcgcacaggccctcacacacacatcaactTGTTCTCTGTGCTATCTTCTATCTGTTGCCATAGTTACTTTGAGAAACAGAAGGCTGAGTGGCAGAAGGAGCCTCATGAGCCCACAATCCCAGAATCCCTTGCAGCAGCGGCTGCTGCAGCCCAACAACTCCAGGTCTCCCGGAAACAAGACGCCCGCCAGACTGCCACTTTCAGACAACAGCCCCCTCCCATGAAG gCCTGTCTGTCATGCCACCAACAGATCCATCGTAACGCTCCCATCTGTCCACTGTGTAAGGCCAAGAGTCGCTCCCGCAACCCCAAGAAACCCAAGAGGAAGCCTGACGAGTAG
- the LOC139390804 gene encoding zinc finger C4H2 domain-containing protein-like isoform X2, with translation MGDEQDIMCKLENIMEIRNKTVQMQKIKSRLKSEFESLESEEKHLKEYKQEMDLLMQEKMAHVEELRLIHADINVMESTIKQSENDLNKLLETTRRLHDDYKPLKEHVDALRMTLGLHRLPNLNEEEDKLSLDYFEKQKAEWQKEPHEPTIPESLAAAAAAAQQLQVSRKQDARQTATFRQQPPPMKACLSCHQQIHRNAPICPLCKAKSRSRNPKKPKRKPDE, from the exons ATGGGGGACGAACAAGACATAATGTGCAAACTAGAAAACATTATGGAAATacg gaATAAGACGGTACAGATGCAGAAGATCAAGTCTCGTCTGAAGTCAGAGTTTGAGTCCCTAGAGTCTGAGGAGAAACATCTGAAGGAATACAAACAGGAGATGGACCTCCTAATGCAGGAGAAGATGGCCCATGTAGAGGAGCTACGACTTATACACGCTGATATCAATgtg aTGGAGAGCACTATAAAGCAGTCAGAGAACGACCTGAACAAGCTGCTGGAGACGACGCGGAGGCTCCATGATGACTACAAACCCCTGAAGGAACATGTAGACGCCCTGAGGATGACCCTGGGCCTTCACAGACTGCCCAACCTCAACGAAGAGGAGGATAAACTCTCTCTGGA TTACTTTGAGAAACAGAAGGCTGAGTGGCAGAAGGAGCCTCATGAGCCCACAATCCCAGAATCCCTTGCAGCAGCGGCTGCTGCAGCCCAACAACTCCAGGTCTCCCGGAAACAAGACGCCCGCCAGACTGCCACTTTCAGACAACAGCCCCCTCCCATGAAG gCCTGTCTGTCATGCCACCAACAGATCCATCGTAACGCTCCCATCTGTCCACTGTGTAAGGCCAAGAGTCGCTCCCGCAACCCCAAGAAACCCAAGAGGAAGCCTGACGAGTAG
- the LOC139390804 gene encoding zinc finger C4H2 domain-containing protein-like isoform X1: MGDEQDIMCKLENIMEIRNKTVQMQKIKSRLKSEFESLESEEKHLKEYKQEMDLLMQEKMAHVEELRLIHADINVMESTIKQSENDLNKLLETTRRLHDDYKPLKEHVDALRMTLGLHRLPNLNEEEDKLSLESVHILHTHTHGRTGPHTHINLFSVLSSICCHSYFEKQKAEWQKEPHEPTIPESLAAAAAAAQQLQVSRKQDARQTATFRQQPPPMKACLSCHQQIHRNAPICPLCKAKSRSRNPKKPKRKPDE; this comes from the exons ATGGGGGACGAACAAGACATAATGTGCAAACTAGAAAACATTATGGAAATacg gaATAAGACGGTACAGATGCAGAAGATCAAGTCTCGTCTGAAGTCAGAGTTTGAGTCCCTAGAGTCTGAGGAGAAACATCTGAAGGAATACAAACAGGAGATGGACCTCCTAATGCAGGAGAAGATGGCCCATGTAGAGGAGCTACGACTTATACACGCTGATATCAATgtg aTGGAGAGCACTATAAAGCAGTCAGAGAACGACCTGAACAAGCTGCTGGAGACGACGCGGAGGCTCCATGATGACTACAAACCCCTGAAGGAACATGTAGACGCCCTGAGGATGACCCTGGGCCTTCACAGACTGCCCAACCTCAACGAAGAGGAGGATAAACTCTCTCTGGAGTCAgtacacatactacacacacacacacacggtcgcacaggccctcacacacacatcaactTGTTCTCTGTGCTATCTTCTATCTGTTGCCATAGTTACTTTGAGAAACAGAAGGCTGAGTGGCAGAAGGAGCCTCATGAGCCCACAATCCCAGAATCCCTTGCAGCAGCGGCTGCTGCAGCCCAACAACTCCAGGTCTCCCGGAAACAAGACGCCCGCCAGACTGCCACTTTCAGACAACAGCCCCCTCCCATGAAG gCCTGTCTGTCATGCCACCAACAGATCCATCGTAACGCTCCCATCTGTCCACTGTGTAAGGCCAAGAGTCGCTCCCGCAACCCCAAGAAACCCAAGAGGAAGCCTGACGAGTAG
- the LOC139390804 gene encoding zinc finger C4H2 domain-containing protein-like isoform X3: MQQDKEPKHRSKSTTEWLQQKKIRLLEWPSQSPECDTMESTIKQSENDLNKLLETTRRLHDDYKPLKEHVDALRMTLGLHRLPNLNEEEDKLSLESVHILHTHTHGRTGPHTHINLFSVLSSICCHSYFEKQKAEWQKEPHEPTIPESLAAAAAAAQQLQVSRKQDARQTATFRQQPPPMKACLSCHQQIHRNAPICPLCKAKSRSRNPKKPKRKPDE, from the exons atgcaacaggacaaagagccaaaacacagaagtaaatcaacaacagaatggcttcaacagaagaaaatacgccttctggagtggcccagtcagagtcctgagtgtGATACt aTGGAGAGCACTATAAAGCAGTCAGAGAACGACCTGAACAAGCTGCTGGAGACGACGCGGAGGCTCCATGATGACTACAAACCCCTGAAGGAACATGTAGACGCCCTGAGGATGACCCTGGGCCTTCACAGACTGCCCAACCTCAACGAAGAGGAGGATAAACTCTCTCTGGAGTCAgtacacatactacacacacacacacacggtcgcacaggccctcacacacacatcaactTGTTCTCTGTGCTATCTTCTATCTGTTGCCATAGTTACTTTGAGAAACAGAAGGCTGAGTGGCAGAAGGAGCCTCATGAGCCCACAATCCCAGAATCCCTTGCAGCAGCGGCTGCTGCAGCCCAACAACTCCAGGTCTCCCGGAAACAAGACGCCCGCCAGACTGCCACTTTCAGACAACAGCCCCCTCCCATGAAG gCCTGTCTGTCATGCCACCAACAGATCCATCGTAACGCTCCCATCTGTCCACTGTGTAAGGCCAAGAGTCGCTCCCGCAACCCCAAGAAACCCAAGAGGAAGCCTGACGAGTAG